The segment GTTGGATACCCCCGACAGCTGGAACTGGTTGATGCAATGTTGGGCACAGATTTTTGAACTGATTGGCTTAAGAGACGAAGACCGATTTTACTTCCCGTTTTCCTTCGGGCCCTTCCTCGGGTTCTGGGCTGCATTCGATGGTGCGAATCGATTCGGTAACCTCTGCATCTCGGGAGGGGGCATCAGCAGCGAAGCTCGTTTGCGAATGATGCTTGAGCATGAAGCAACTTTAATCTGCTGCACACCGACCTATGGAATGCGGTTAATTGAAATCGCCGAAGCGGAAGGTATTGATATCAAAAACTCTGCCGTGCGTGGTCTCATTGTCGCCGGAGAACCGGGGGGTTGTATTCCTGCGATTCGAGAGCGGCTGACCGAGGGTTGGAACGCGCGGGTCTTCGACCATTGGGGCATGACTGAAATCGGTGCACTCGCCGTCGAAGAAGCAGACTGCCCTGATACACTCACGATGCTCGAAACCGAATGCATTGTCGAGATCCTCGATCCCCAAACGCTTGAGCCTGTGCCACCGGGTAAACCGGGCGAATTGATCATTACAAATCTGGGCCGTTACGGTTCCCCACTCATTCGGTATCGAACGGGGGATATCGTCGAAGTCGAGACGAATGCCCATCCTCACGGTCGATCTCTCATGCGTCTAAAGCAGGGGATTCAGGGCCGTACGGACGACATGATTACGATCCGCGGCAATAACTTTTATCCCTCGGCAGTTGAAGCGATCCTGCGAGAGTTCGCTGATCTTGTGGAATACAGACTGGTATTAATTACAGTCAAATCCATGGGCCATCTGAAAATCGAAGCCGAATTAAAACCTAACCTGAGTACAAAAGAGCAAGAACACATCAAGTCGACGATGTCGGAGGCACTACGACTTCGCTTGAACTTCTCTCCCGAACTGGTTCTCGCCACTCCTGAGTCACTCCCCCGATTTGAAATGAAGGGGAGAAGATTGGTGAGAGAAACAGAGTAAGATGATGCTGTACCCCTCTGATTGATGCTTCCTGTGGAACATCGCTCCAGAGTCAACTGATGACTTATATTGGAAGTTGCAATTGGTTGTATTGTATACAGGGGACCGGTATCCTTGCTGATGAAAAGCGGACTTCCCCATCTTCACCAAGCAGTTCTATAAGTAGAAATCCTACACCTGGTAATCCACTCCAGCGAATCGCAACTCTGATTCAAAGAAAATACGAGTCAGAGAAATCATAAGAAGGAATACAATCCATGGACACAACGAACGGCAAGTTAAATCGTAAATTGAATATGGCTCTGATCGGTGGTGGTGCAGGGTCCTTTATTGGCCGCGTCCATGCGACTGCGGCTGTCCTTGATAACCGGGCTGCTCTGGTCGCGGGGGCACTGTCTTCCAATCCGGAGAGAGCCAAAGCGTCGGCTCCTTCTTACGACATCAAAGAAAATCGCGCGTATACTTCTATCGACGAGTTGATCGCCAAGGAAAGTAAACTTCCCGAAGGGGAACGAGTCGATTTTGTCTCCGTCGCCACTCCCAACTTCACCCACTTCGAACTTGCAAAAAAAGCCGTAGAAGCGGGATTCAATGTCATCTGTGACAAACCGATGACATTTGACCTGGATCAGGCGGAAGACCTGCTCAAAACAGTGGAAGCTTCTGGCGTCGTTTTTGCGGTCTCGCACAACTACACTGGTTACCCTCTCGTCCGTCAGGCGCGTGAGATGATTCTCTCGGGTGAACTCGGTGAGATTCAGGCGATTCGCTCGAACTACATCCAAGGCTGGCTGCGAAGCCGCCTCGAAGAAGAGGACCAGAAACAGGCTGCCTGGCGAACTGACCCGAAGAAATCGGGAGCCGCAGGTGCCTTTGGTGACATTGCGACCCACGCTTACAACCTGGGTCGTTATATGACTGGCCTGTTACCGGAAGAGATTTCCTGCAACTTGAAGGTCTTCGTCCCCGGTCGTCAACTCGACGACTACGGCCATGCGGTCGTCCGTTTTGAAAACGGAGCACTGGGAACTGTCACAGCCAGTCAGATTTCCCATGGTCGTGAAAATGATCTGTTCATCGAAATCGACGGGACTAAAGGAGCCATTCAGTGGCGACAAGAAGAACCGAATCAGATGATCGTTCGTTGTAATGGCGAGCCTCACAAAATATACACTCGTGATCCGAATGCTTCCTTTATGAATGGTATGGGGGCCGCCGCCTGTCGCTTGCCTGCAGGTCACCCGGAAGCTTTCTTTGAAGCCTTCGGTAATGTCTATCGTTCGGCATACGATGCAATGGTTGCCCGCGCAACTGGCGAATCGTTCGAGAAAAAAGAGACCATTTATCCAAACGTGTACGATGGCGTCGAAGGGATGTACTTCATCCAGCAGTGTGTTGCCAGCTCATCCGAGAATGGTGCCTGGTTGCCAATGAAGCATCCTGCTGCCCGTCGATAAGGGATTGCTTACACAAAAGGTACTGGCGTCCTCTCCGCTTCCCCTCTTATCTTGATCGTGTGCGAACCCTATGAAATCGTTATTGAATCTTCCGCTGCATTATCAAATTTTAATCGCACTGATCGTTGGCTCACTTCTGGGTATCGCCTTCAAACCACCCGTGGTGACGCCGCAGAATATTGTCGGAACAGTTCAAATCGAGAACGGTGACTTTGTCCTCTCTGAAACTGGTGACGGAGGAAAAACTTACTTTCAAACGACGATCAAAGCGACACCGGATGATCCGGACAAACAGATGGGAGAGTTGGAACGCCGATTCGACGCTGTAGCGGAAGTCATCAAAGCGGCTCCCGGACAATCCGAATACACGTACACGATCTCGGATCCTTCCGTTCAACTGATTTCGGAACGGAACAGCATCACTATCCGTTACGTGCGAGAGCAAGAGGGCAAACAGGCGATCTCTTCCATCAAGGCGGCTTCCCGTGATACTTTAATAAAGGAACATCCCGCCTGGGTCAGTTTCTACGATGAACAGAGTCAGGACTGGCGACACATCCTCGTGTTGGGGGCGAAAGCCCTTGGTGATATTTTCCTGTCGCTGCTCAAAATGGTAACCATTCCACTGATTGTAACCTCATTAATTTCGGGGATTACTGGTCTCGGTTCGAGTTCACAATTCGGCCGCATGTTCGGTCGTACTTTATTGTATTACCTCTGTACTTCAGTACTGGCGATCACCACCGGATTGATCATGGTTAATCTGATTCAACCAGGAGTAGGAGCGATTTTGCCCGGAGGTGGTGAAATTGTCGCCGGAGAAAACGAATCGCTGGCGGGTGTTTTCCTGGGTCTTGTGGATAAATTGATTCCGACCAACATCGTAGAAGCCCTGGCGAATGCCGATTTTCTATCCATCATTTTCTTCAGTATTCTGTTTGGTATCTTCACAATCTATGCGGGTGGAAAAACAGCCGAGTTCATCACAAAAATGGCAAATTCTGGCTTTGAAGTGATGATGCGAATGACCATGGGGATCATTCATCTGGCCCCACTTGGAGTGCTCGCCTTCATGTATTACGCCACGGCCACACAAGGCCTGGATATCTTTATCACGTTAAGCTGGTATATGCTGGCTGTCTTTATGGCATTGCTGTTTCACGCCGCTGTGGTTCTTCCCCTGATTCTCAAATTCGTGGCAAAGACCTCTCCGCTCGCCTTTGCGAAAGCAATGAGCCCTGCCCTGATGACGGCCTTCTCTACTGCCTCTTCTAATGCCACCCTTCCGTTAACGATCACCAGCGTGGAACAACGGGGCAAAGTCTCAAACAAGGTCAGTTCATTCGTACTTCCTTTGGGAGCCACGATCAACATGGATGGAACCGCCCTGTATGAGGCAGTGGCTGTTCTCTTTATCGCACAGGCGACGCCCGGAATTGATCTGATAATCATGGATCAGATTCTGGTGGCAGTGACCGCCCTGCTCGCCAGTGTGGGAGCAGCGGGAATCCCACATGCGGGACTTGTGATGATGGCAATTGTGTTGCAGGCAGTCGGTTTACCGCTGGAAGCACAGGGAATCATCATTGCCGTCGACCGCGTTCTCGACATGTGCCGCACGACAGTTAATGTCTGGAGCGACTCCTGTGGTTGTGCCGTGATCGACCGCTTTGAATCCGGAACTACCGGTTCTACCGATGAGGTTCTCATCGCTGGTGAAGGTTAATTTGCGGGTTGGGAAAAGTCTCCGTTTAAGCTGTACCACTTGTAGAGCTTAACTCGCAGGGACTCGCGATATCCCCGACGCGATGTTTGTCCAGACTCGCCTTCCTACGGCAACGAGTCGATATCGAATCTGTACCGCGGTCATTCCGTAAGGAACTCGCAACTTCTTCGCGCGCTATCTTTGCCCGCGAAACTTGTACAGTTTTCGCTCGCCTTTACGCATCCGTTCCGGATCAATCGTTCGCAGGGCACCATCATTATGAATCATGGATTAAAAATTAGCACAGCTTCTGTACCTCAACGTCAGTGGCTCGACCCTGACTTTCTCGCCTGGATCCAATCCAATTGCAGCGAATTGCGAAAGATCACTGGATGGCCGGTGCACTTTGTGCCCTCTCAACAGAATTCAACTGAAAAAGAGCCTCAGGCTCCCGTTCAGGAACATTGCTGGGTGACGGAAGTCAACGACGGTGAAACTCGTGTAGGACATCTTCGCGTCGATTTACCCGACATCGATCCGCCAGAATGTTCTTTCCAAACCATGCGTGAAATGGTCGAACTGACCAGCAAGCTACTCAGCGCCTGCTCCGTTCGTCAGCGGCTTTCGGTCACCTACGCTCAGGAACTGTCGACGCTCGTGTCGCTCGATTTCACCTGCTCTACGGAAATGAATCTGATCGACCGACTAAGCAGCATTCTCGATGTTGCCATTGAACTATCCGGTTACAAAGAGGCCGGGTTCTATTTACTTGAACCTGAAAACAGCTGCCTCAAACTTCGCGTGCGTACGTCTCGGGCGAGTTTTAGAATTCCTCAGACTCAGCGGGAATTAACTGTCGACTCCGCCGATGTGGAAATCTTCTCCCAGGGTTCCCTTCTGGTGCGGCGCAATCAGGAGAGCGAGTATGAAGAGTCTCTTCCGCATGATGCGGCCGTCGGATTCGGTCTGGTTGTGAAATCGGAGACGGGACCGCTGGGGACTGTCTGGTTCTGGGATCGTCGCGACAAAGTTCCAACGGAACGCGAAATCCACGTGCTGCAATCAATCTCAACTCAGATCGCACAAATGCTGGAGAAGGTGGTGCTCATGAAAGAGAGCGCCGTCCAGCGTCGCATGCAGCATGACCTGATTCAAGCTTCCGCCTGTCAACCGGAACAGATTGTTCAGTATCAACCGGAGAACGGCCTCTGGGAAGCTGCCGGAATATGCACAAGTCGTTTTGAACTCGGCGGCGACGTCTTCGAATTGATCGCTCTAGACGAGCATCACACTTTGATTGCTGTCGGAGATGCCTCGGGTGACAGTGTTCCCGCCGCGATGATCATGTCGACCGTCCGAGGTGCGCTGCGTTCTCTTGCCAGTTCTCCCATTGAAGAGCTAATGGACCCGGCTGCGATTATGTATCGAGTCAATAACGTGTTGTGTGAACTGACACCCTCCCATCAGTTCATGAGCATGCTTATTGGAATTCTCGATACTTCTGAGAATTGCTTTCGATATTCCAACGCGGGACATCCCACGCCATTTTATTCACGCGATTGTGAAGTAGAAGCGTTACAGTCGCATGGAGTTCTGCTGGGAGTGATGGAAGATGCTGAGTATGACTACTCTGAACTTAGCCTTCGTCCGCAGAGCCTTCTTGTCTTCTACAGTGACGGCATCAGCGAAGCGATGAATGATCGAAAAAAGTTATTTCATTCCGAGGGAATCGTTCGTGGTCTCAAAGGCTGTCTTCTCGGTACTGCCCAGGAAGTCTTTGAAGAAATCTGGGCGAATATGGAAGGACACAGCCAGGGAGCGGACGAACCGGATGACCGCACACTGGTGATTCTGAGAATGCTATCCGACAGCGAGTAAACACGAACGACCATCGTAAGCGAAGCTTATTCCCAGTCGTCGATGATTTCCTGCAGATCGCCGTTATGCTCTTCCTCCATATTCACGACGGCCGTATTCATGATAGCCGTATTCATGATAGCCGTATTCATGATAGCCGTATTCATGATAGCTGTATCAATACGTTCCGCCACTGGTGGTGAATGAGGTCTCTGCTCCGCTGAGGCGGGGGCGACTGCGATCGGTTGTGCCTTGACCTGCATTTCACGAACGACAGGCGATGCACTGATACGACTCGGTTGAGCGCGTTCCATCACAGGTGCTGAGGAGGTTTCATCCTGATTTGAATCGGTGAATCGAGGCAAACCGAGGCGTTCTCGTTCGCGACGAGTAACCAGACGATTTACCTTTTGCTTCAGCTCTTCTTTGCTGAAACTGGTTTTGATGACGTAGTCGTTCGCACCTTCTTTGATCGCAGAAAGCACGGTTTCGCGACTGGCGTCGGACGTCAGCATAATAACGCTCGTGTACTGTAAAGAGGCATGGCTGCGAAACGCTTTGAGCGTCTTGATTCCATCCCACTGAGGCATTTGGATATCGACGA is part of the Polystyrenella longa genome and harbors:
- a CDS encoding phenylacetate--CoA ligase family protein, which translates into the protein MPDFPLLNANRDELTSHQIERFRKLLDSVLPGNSFWLKKIIEAGWKPEQFQTLEDLKSFPLTTKQELVADQLDNGPYGSNLTYPIEKYSRLHQTSGTTGKPMRWLDTPDSWNWLMQCWAQIFELIGLRDEDRFYFPFSFGPFLGFWAAFDGANRFGNLCISGGGISSEARLRMMLEHEATLICCTPTYGMRLIEIAEAEGIDIKNSAVRGLIVAGEPGGCIPAIRERLTEGWNARVFDHWGMTEIGALAVEEADCPDTLTMLETECIVEILDPQTLEPVPPGKPGELIITNLGRYGSPLIRYRTGDIVEVETNAHPHGRSLMRLKQGIQGRTDDMITIRGNNFYPSAVEAILREFADLVEYRLVLITVKSMGHLKIEAELKPNLSTKEQEHIKSTMSEALRLRLNFSPELVLATPESLPRFEMKGRRLVRETE
- a CDS encoding Gfo/Idh/MocA family protein — protein: MDTTNGKLNRKLNMALIGGGAGSFIGRVHATAAVLDNRAALVAGALSSNPERAKASAPSYDIKENRAYTSIDELIAKESKLPEGERVDFVSVATPNFTHFELAKKAVEAGFNVICDKPMTFDLDQAEDLLKTVEASGVVFAVSHNYTGYPLVRQAREMILSGELGEIQAIRSNYIQGWLRSRLEEEDQKQAAWRTDPKKSGAAGAFGDIATHAYNLGRYMTGLLPEEISCNLKVFVPGRQLDDYGHAVVRFENGALGTVTASQISHGRENDLFIEIDGTKGAIQWRQEEPNQMIVRCNGEPHKIYTRDPNASFMNGMGAAACRLPAGHPEAFFEAFGNVYRSAYDAMVARATGESFEKKETIYPNVYDGVEGMYFIQQCVASSSENGAWLPMKHPAARR
- a CDS encoding dicarboxylate/amino acid:cation symporter; the protein is MKSLLNLPLHYQILIALIVGSLLGIAFKPPVVTPQNIVGTVQIENGDFVLSETGDGGKTYFQTTIKATPDDPDKQMGELERRFDAVAEVIKAAPGQSEYTYTISDPSVQLISERNSITIRYVREQEGKQAISSIKAASRDTLIKEHPAWVSFYDEQSQDWRHILVLGAKALGDIFLSLLKMVTIPLIVTSLISGITGLGSSSQFGRMFGRTLLYYLCTSVLAITTGLIMVNLIQPGVGAILPGGGEIVAGENESLAGVFLGLVDKLIPTNIVEALANADFLSIIFFSILFGIFTIYAGGKTAEFITKMANSGFEVMMRMTMGIIHLAPLGVLAFMYYATATQGLDIFITLSWYMLAVFMALLFHAAVVLPLILKFVAKTSPLAFAKAMSPALMTAFSTASSNATLPLTITSVEQRGKVSNKVSSFVLPLGATINMDGTALYEAVAVLFIAQATPGIDLIIMDQILVAVTALLASVGAAGIPHAGLVMMAIVLQAVGLPLEAQGIIIAVDRVLDMCRTTVNVWSDSCGCAVIDRFESGTTGSTDEVLIAGEG
- a CDS encoding PP2C family protein-serine/threonine phosphatase, whose amino-acid sequence is MNHGLKISTASVPQRQWLDPDFLAWIQSNCSELRKITGWPVHFVPSQQNSTEKEPQAPVQEHCWVTEVNDGETRVGHLRVDLPDIDPPECSFQTMREMVELTSKLLSACSVRQRLSVTYAQELSTLVSLDFTCSTEMNLIDRLSSILDVAIELSGYKEAGFYLLEPENSCLKLRVRTSRASFRIPQTQRELTVDSADVEIFSQGSLLVRRNQESEYEESLPHDAAVGFGLVVKSETGPLGTVWFWDRRDKVPTEREIHVLQSISTQIAQMLEKVVLMKESAVQRRMQHDLIQASACQPEQIVQYQPENGLWEAAGICTSRFELGGDVFELIALDEHHTLIAVGDASGDSVPAAMIMSTVRGALRSLASSPIEELMDPAAIMYRVNNVLCELTPSHQFMSMLIGILDTSENCFRYSNAGHPTPFYSRDCEVEALQSHGVLLGVMEDAEYDYSELSLRPQSLLVFYSDGISEAMNDRKKLFHSEGIVRGLKGCLLGTAQEVFEEIWANMEGHSQGADEPDDRTLVILRMLSDSE
- a CDS encoding response regulator — protein: MQPIAKRHKVLIIDDDPLFRSLLVSLLRTDYLVSVASDGADGFYKAVEYPPDIAIVDIQMPQWDGIKTLKAFRSHASLQYTSVIMLTSDASRETVLSAIKEGANDYVIKTSFSKEELKQKVNRLVTRRERERLGLPRFTDSNQDETSSAPVMERAQPSRISASPVVREMQVKAQPIAVAPASAEQRPHSPPVAERIDTAIMNTAIMNTAIMNTAIMNTAVVNMEEEHNGDLQEIIDDWE